The following are encoded in a window of Lagenorhynchus albirostris chromosome 3, mLagAlb1.1, whole genome shotgun sequence genomic DNA:
- the LOC132518482 gene encoding CAP-Gly domain-containing linker protein 1-like → MAVVTAAQLSELSPRAPVQPVTASLSGRRADRRKTERALCARTDLGAEQVHRLPELVEVGLQLIVLQPSAETQEEFVDDFQVGERVWVNGNKPGFIEFLGETQFAPGQWAGIVLDEPTGKSDGSVAGIRYFQCEPLRGIFMGPSKLTRKVQAEDEADGLQTTHASRATSPLSTLTASMVSSSPATPSNIPHKSPQPTAKEPSATPQTSNLTKTTSESISNLSEAGSIKKGETELKTGD, encoded by the exons ATGGCAGTAGTGACGGCTGCACAGCTCAGTGAACTGTCCCCGCGTGCTCCGGTGCAGCCTGTGACAGCATCGCTCTCGGGACGGAGGGCTGACCGCAGGAAGACTGAGCGAGCA CTCTGCGCCCGCACCGACCTGGGAGCAGAGCAGGTGCATCGCCTGCCGGAACTCGTGGAAGTAGGTCTCCAGCTCATCGTGCTGCA GCCGTCTGCTGAGACACAAGAGGAGTTTGTGGATGATTTTCAAGTTGGGGAGCGAGTTTGGGTGAATGGGAATAAGCCTGGATTTATCGAGTTCCTGGGAGAAACCCAGTTTGCACCAGGCCAATGGGCCGGGATCGTTTTAGATGAACCCACAGGCAAGAGCGATGGTTCAGTGGCAGGAATTCGGTATTTCCAGTGTGAGCCTTTAAGGGGCATATTCATGGGACCTTCAAAGTTGACGAGGAAGGTACAGGCAGAAGACGAAGCGGACGGCCTGCAGACAACTCATGCTTCCAGAGCGACTTCGCCTCTGTCCACTTTGACAGCCAGCATGGTGTCCTCTTCCCCAGCCACCCCCTCAAATATTCCCCATAAATCGCCCCAGCCAACCGCAAAGGAACCTTCAGCTACGCCTCAGACCAGCAACCTTACAAAAACCACCAGTGAATCTATTTCCAATCTTTCGGAGGCCGGCTCAAtcaagaaaggagaaacagagctCAAAACTGGAGACTGA
- the EIF3G gene encoding eukaryotic translation initiation factor 3 subunit G, which yields MPTGDFDSKPSWADQVEEEGEDDKCVTSELLKGIPLATGDTSPEPELLPGAPLPSPKEVINGNIKTLTEYKIDEDGKKFKIVRTFRIETRKASKAVARRKNWKKFGNSEFDPPGPNVATTTVSDDVSMTFITSKEDLNCQEEEDPMNKLKGQKIVSCRICKGDHWTTRCPYKDTLGPMQKELAEQLGLSTGEKEKLPGELEPVPATQNKTGKYVPPSLRDGASRRGESMQPNRRADDNATIRVTNLSEDTRETDLQELFRPFGSISRIYLAKDKTTGQSKGFAFISFHRREDAARAIAGVSGFGYDHLILNVEWAKPSTN from the exons ATGCCGACCGGAGACTTTGA TTCGAAGCCCAGTTGGGCCGATCaggtggaagaggagggagaggacg ACAAATGTGTCACCAGCGAGCTCCTCAAGGGGATCCCTCTGGCCACCGGGGATACCAGCCCAGAGCCTGAACTATTGCCGGGAG ctccacTGCCGTCTCCCAAGGAGGTCATCAATGGAAACATCAAGACACTGACTGAGTACAAGATAGATGAGGATGGCAAGAAGTTCAAG ATTGTTCGCACCTTCAGAATTGAGACCCGGAAGGCTTCAAAGGCTGTGGCAAGAAGGAag AACTGGAAGAAGTTTGGGAACTCAGAGTTTGACCCACCAGGGCCCAATGTGGCCACCACCACTGTCAGCGATGATGTATCCATGACATTCATAACCAGCAAAGAG GATCTGAACTGCCAGGAAGAGGAGGACCCGATGAACAAGCTCAAGGGCCAGAAGATTGTGTCCTGCCGCATCTGCAAGGgcgaccactggaccacccgctGCCCCTACAAGGACACACTGGGGCCCATGCAGAAGGAGCTGgccgagcagctgggcctgtcCACTGGCGAGAAGGAGAAGCTGCCCGGAG AGCTGGAGCCTGTGCCGGCCACTCAGAACAAGACGGGGAAGTATGTGCCTCCGAGCCTGCGGGATGGAGCCAGCCGCCGCGGGGAATCCATGCAGCCCAACCGCAGAG CCGACGACAATGCCACCATCCGCGTCACCAACCTGTCCGAGGACACTCGTGAGACCGACCTGCAGGAGCTCTTCCGGCCCTTCGGCTCCATCTCCCGCATCTACCTGGCAAAGGACAAGACCACCGGCCAGTCCAAG ggctttGCCTTCATCAGCTTCCACCGCCGCGAGGACGCCGCTCGCGCCATTGCCGGGGTGTCCGGCTTCGGCTACGACCACCTCATCCTCAACGTCGAGTGGGCCAA GCCGTCAACCAACTAA
- the P2RY11 gene encoding P2Y purinoceptor 11: protein MRAMATTTSGPTHCPANFSAAADHILSGFQEDFLWPMLLAVFLVALAGNSLALYRFCTQDHRPWHPAVIFSAQLAVSDLLYALTLPPLAAYFYPPKHWSYGETACRLERFLFTCNLLGSVIFITCISLNRYLGIVHPFFTHSQLRPKHAWAISAAGWALAALLAAPMLSFSHLSGPQQEGKCTVDRPLACIKCLGTADDKQLEAYRVYSLVLAALGCGLPLLLSLVAYGALGQAVLQSHGMTAANKLHVMLLVASGIALYASSYVPYYVTGVLNVYARQRWRALCPGFASAAQAKAALSWRTYVAHQVTRGLVPLAICVHPLLYMAVVPSLDCCHRRCPGCGQGQAPENMECSGQALPLNVTATPKTSGPQSPELSP from the exons ATGCGGGCCATGGCCACCACCACCTCAG GTCCCACACACTGCCCAGCCAACTTCTCAGCGGCTGCTGACCACATCCTCAGCGGTTTCCAGGAAGACTTTCTGTGGCCCATGCTGCTGGCTGTGTTTCTGGTGGCCTTGGCTGGCAACAGCCTGGCCCTGTACCGCTTCTGCACCCAGGACCATCGCCCTTGGCACCCAGCCGTGATCTTCTCAGCCCAGCTGGCAGTCAGCGACCTGCTTTATGCCCTGACGCTGCCCCCACTGGCCGCCTACTTCTACCCACCCAAACACTGGAGCTACGGGGAGACTGCCTGCCGCCTGGAGCGCTTCCTCTTCACCTGCAACCTGCTGGGCAGCGTCATCTTCATCACCTGCATCAGCCTCAACCGCTACCTGGGCATTGTCCACCCCTTCTTCACCCACAGCCAACTGCGGCCCAAGCACGCCTGGGCTATCAGCGCTGCTGGCTGGGCACTGGCGGCCCTGCTGGCCGCACCCATGCTCAGCTTCTCCCACCTAAGTGGGCCACAGCAGGAAGGCAAGTGCACTGTGGACAGGCCCCTTGCCTGCATCAAGTGCCTGGGGACAGCGGATGACAAGCAGCTTGAGGCCTACAGGGTCTACAGCCTGGTGCTCGCGGCTCTGGGCTGCGGCCTGCCGCTGCTGCTCAGCCTGGTGGCCTACGGCGCCCTCGGGCAGGCTGTGCTGCAGAGCCACGGCATGACAGCGGCCAACAAGCTGCACGTGATGCTGCTGGTGGCCAGTGGCATTGCCCTCTACGCTAGTTCCTATGTGCCCTACTACGTCACAGGGGTGCTCAACGTGTATGCCCGGCAGCGCTGGAGAGCCCTCTGCCCAGGCTTTGCAAGTGCGGCCCAGGCTAAGGCGGCGCTGAGCTGGAGGACGTACGTGGCCCATCAGGTAACACGGGGCCTCGTTCCCCTGGCCATCTGCGTACACCCGCTGCTCTACATGGCTGTGGTGCCCAGCCTGGACTGCTGCCACCGACGCTGCCCTGGCTGCGGGCAGGGGCAGGCCCCAGAGAACATGGAGTGCTCCGGCCAAGCCCTGCCTCTCAATGTCACAGCCACCCCCAAAACCTCGGGGCCCCAGTCCCCTGAGTTGAGCCCGTGA
- the PPAN gene encoding suppressor of SWI4 1 homolog isoform X2 encodes MGQSGRSRHQKRARAQAHLRNLEAYAAQPHSFVFSRGRAGRSVRQLSLDLRRVMEPLTATRLQIRKKNSLKDCVAVAGPLGVTHFLILSKTETSVYFKLIRLPGGPTLTFRINKYTLVRDVVSSLRRHRMHEQQFAHPPLLVLNSFGPHGMHVKLMATMFQNLFPSINVHKVNLNTIKRCLLINYNPDSQELDFRHYSIRVVPVGASRGMKKLLQEKFPNMSRLQDVSELLATGAGLSESEAEPDGEHNITVLPQAVAGRGNMPAQQSAVRLTEIGPRMTLQLIKIQEGVGEGNVLFHSFVHKTEEELQATLAAKEEKLRLKAQRQDQQAQNVQRKREQREAHRKKSLVGMKRAQAEADGDSDAEDPGAPAEAEGVSQQEEEEDEAEYFRQAVGEEPDEDMFPKAAKWRRPAGPPGKKRRVKERKPDRGSDRRPPKAKGRHPGAQAKVGPRGAARDHRRGRPWPPKRVA; translated from the exons ATGGGGCAGTCGGGGCGG TCCCGGCACCAGAAGCGGGCGCGCGCCCAGGCGCACCTCCGCAACCTCGAGGCCTATGCCGCACAGCCGCACTCTTTCGTGTTCTCTCGGGGCCGTGCGGGTCGCAGCGTCCGACAGCTCAGCCTGGACTTGCGGCGGGTCATGGAGCCGCTCACCGCCACCCGCCTGCAG ATTCGAAAGAAAAACTCTCTGAAAGATTGTGTGGCAGTGGCTGGGCCCCTTGGGGTCACACACTTCCTGATCTTGAGCAAAACGGAGACCAGTGTCTACTTT AAGCTGATACGCCTCCCGGGAGGCCCTACCTTAACCTTCCGGATCAACAAG TACACCTTGGTGCGTGATGTGGTTTCTTCGCTGCGACGTCACCGCATGCACGAGCAGCAGTTTGCCCAccctcctctcctggtgctcAACAGCTTTGGCCCCCACGGCATGCACGTGAAGCTCATGGCCACCATGTTCCAGAACCTGTTCCCCTCCATCAACGTGCACAAG gTGAACCTGAACACCATCAAGCGCTGCCTTCTCATCAACTACAACCCTGACTCCCAGGAGCTGGATTTCCGCCATTA TAGCATCAGAGTTGTCCCTGTGGGTGCAAGTCGTGGGATGAAGAAACTGCTTCAGGAGAAGTTCCCCAACATGAGTCGCTTGCAGGACGTCAGTGAGCTGCTGGCCAC GGGCGCAGGGCTGTCCGAGAGTGAAGCGGAGCCGGACGGCGAGCACAACATCACGGTGCTGCCCCAGGCCGTGGCAGGGCGCGGCAACATGCCAGCCCAGCAGAGCGCAGTGCGGCTCACCGAG ATCGGGCCTCGGATGACACTGCAGCTCATCAAGATCCAGGAGGGTGTAGGAGAAGGGAACGTGCTGTTCCACAGTTTTG TGCACAAAACAGAGGAGGAACTGCAGGCCACCCTGGCAGCCAAGGAGGAGAAGCTGCGGCTCaaggcccagaggcaggaccAGCAGGCCCAGAACGTTCAGCGCAAGCGAgagcagcgagaggcccacag gaagaagaGCCTGGTGGGCATGAAGCGGGCACAGGCAGAGGCTGATGGGGACAGCGATGCAGAGGACCCCGGGgcccctgcagaggcagagggggTCAGCCagcaagaggaagaggaggatgaggCCGAGTATTTCCGCCAGGCTGTGGGCGAGGAGCCTGATGAGG ACATGTTCCCAAAGGCAGCCAAGTGGAGGCGGCCTGCCGGGCCCCCAGGCAAGAAGCGACGGGTAAAGGAACGGAAGCCTGACCGAGGCAGTGACCGGAGGCCTCCAAAGGCCAAGGGCAGACACCCGGGGGCCCAGGCCAAGGTGGGACCCAGAGGGGCTGCCCGGGACCACAGGCGAGGCCGACCGTGGCCACCTAAGAGAGTAGCCTGA
- the PPAN gene encoding suppressor of SWI4 1 homolog isoform X1, producing the protein MGQSGRSRHQKRARAQAHLRNLEAYAAQPHSFVFSRGRAGRSVRQLSLDLRRVMEPLTATRLQIRKKNSLKDCVAVAGPLGVTHFLILSKTETSVYFKLIRLPGGPTLTFRINKLSTRHPVLQYTLVRDVVSSLRRHRMHEQQFAHPPLLVLNSFGPHGMHVKLMATMFQNLFPSINVHKVNLNTIKRCLLINYNPDSQELDFRHYSIRVVPVGASRGMKKLLQEKFPNMSRLQDVSELLATGAGLSESEAEPDGEHNITVLPQAVAGRGNMPAQQSAVRLTEIGPRMTLQLIKIQEGVGEGNVLFHSFVHKTEEELQATLAAKEEKLRLKAQRQDQQAQNVQRKREQREAHRKKSLVGMKRAQAEADGDSDAEDPGAPAEAEGVSQQEEEEDEAEYFRQAVGEEPDEDMFPKAAKWRRPAGPPGKKRRVKERKPDRGSDRRPPKAKGRHPGAQAKVGPRGAARDHRRGRPWPPKRVA; encoded by the exons ATGGGGCAGTCGGGGCGG TCCCGGCACCAGAAGCGGGCGCGCGCCCAGGCGCACCTCCGCAACCTCGAGGCCTATGCCGCACAGCCGCACTCTTTCGTGTTCTCTCGGGGCCGTGCGGGTCGCAGCGTCCGACAGCTCAGCCTGGACTTGCGGCGGGTCATGGAGCCGCTCACCGCCACCCGCCTGCAG ATTCGAAAGAAAAACTCTCTGAAAGATTGTGTGGCAGTGGCTGGGCCCCTTGGGGTCACACACTTCCTGATCTTGAGCAAAACGGAGACCAGTGTCTACTTT AAGCTGATACGCCTCCCGGGAGGCCCTACCTTAACCTTCCGGATCAACAAG TTATCCACTCGTCACCCTGTCCTGCAGTACACCTTGGTGCGTGATGTGGTTTCTTCGCTGCGACGTCACCGCATGCACGAGCAGCAGTTTGCCCAccctcctctcctggtgctcAACAGCTTTGGCCCCCACGGCATGCACGTGAAGCTCATGGCCACCATGTTCCAGAACCTGTTCCCCTCCATCAACGTGCACAAG gTGAACCTGAACACCATCAAGCGCTGCCTTCTCATCAACTACAACCCTGACTCCCAGGAGCTGGATTTCCGCCATTA TAGCATCAGAGTTGTCCCTGTGGGTGCAAGTCGTGGGATGAAGAAACTGCTTCAGGAGAAGTTCCCCAACATGAGTCGCTTGCAGGACGTCAGTGAGCTGCTGGCCAC GGGCGCAGGGCTGTCCGAGAGTGAAGCGGAGCCGGACGGCGAGCACAACATCACGGTGCTGCCCCAGGCCGTGGCAGGGCGCGGCAACATGCCAGCCCAGCAGAGCGCAGTGCGGCTCACCGAG ATCGGGCCTCGGATGACACTGCAGCTCATCAAGATCCAGGAGGGTGTAGGAGAAGGGAACGTGCTGTTCCACAGTTTTG TGCACAAAACAGAGGAGGAACTGCAGGCCACCCTGGCAGCCAAGGAGGAGAAGCTGCGGCTCaaggcccagaggcaggaccAGCAGGCCCAGAACGTTCAGCGCAAGCGAgagcagcgagaggcccacag gaagaagaGCCTGGTGGGCATGAAGCGGGCACAGGCAGAGGCTGATGGGGACAGCGATGCAGAGGACCCCGGGgcccctgcagaggcagagggggTCAGCCagcaagaggaagaggaggatgaggCCGAGTATTTCCGCCAGGCTGTGGGCGAGGAGCCTGATGAGG ACATGTTCCCAAAGGCAGCCAAGTGGAGGCGGCCTGCCGGGCCCCCAGGCAAGAAGCGACGGGTAAAGGAACGGAAGCCTGACCGAGGCAGTGACCGGAGGCCTCCAAAGGCCAAGGGCAGACACCCGGGGGCCCAGGCCAAGGTGGGACCCAGAGGGGCTGCCCGGGACCACAGGCGAGGCCGACCGTGGCCACCTAAGAGAGTAGCCTGA
- the PPAN gene encoding suppressor of SWI4 1 homolog isoform X3 — protein sequence MGQSGRSRHQKRARAQAHLRNLEAYAAQPHSFVFSRGRAGRSVRQLSLDLRRVMEPLTATRLQIRKKNSLKDCVAVAGPLGVTHFLILSKTETSVYFKLIRLPGGPTLTFRINKLSTRHPVLQYTLVRDVVSSLRRHRMHEQQFAHPPLLVLNSFGPHGMHVKLMATMFQNLFPSINVHKVNLNTIKRCLLINYNPDSQELDFRHYSIRVVPVGASRGMKKLLQEKFPNMSRLQDVSELLATGAGLSESEAEPDGEHNITVLPQAVAGRGNMPAQQSAVRLTEIGPRMTLQLIKIQEGVGEGNVLFHSFVHKTEEELQATLAAKEEKLRLKAQRQDQQAQNVQRKREQREAHRKKSLVGMKRAQAEADGDSDAEDPGAPAEAEGVSQQEEEEDEAEYFRQAVGEEPDEGVWQAGTCSQRQPSGGGLPGPQARSDG from the exons ATGGGGCAGTCGGGGCGG TCCCGGCACCAGAAGCGGGCGCGCGCCCAGGCGCACCTCCGCAACCTCGAGGCCTATGCCGCACAGCCGCACTCTTTCGTGTTCTCTCGGGGCCGTGCGGGTCGCAGCGTCCGACAGCTCAGCCTGGACTTGCGGCGGGTCATGGAGCCGCTCACCGCCACCCGCCTGCAG ATTCGAAAGAAAAACTCTCTGAAAGATTGTGTGGCAGTGGCTGGGCCCCTTGGGGTCACACACTTCCTGATCTTGAGCAAAACGGAGACCAGTGTCTACTTT AAGCTGATACGCCTCCCGGGAGGCCCTACCTTAACCTTCCGGATCAACAAG TTATCCACTCGTCACCCTGTCCTGCAGTACACCTTGGTGCGTGATGTGGTTTCTTCGCTGCGACGTCACCGCATGCACGAGCAGCAGTTTGCCCAccctcctctcctggtgctcAACAGCTTTGGCCCCCACGGCATGCACGTGAAGCTCATGGCCACCATGTTCCAGAACCTGTTCCCCTCCATCAACGTGCACAAG gTGAACCTGAACACCATCAAGCGCTGCCTTCTCATCAACTACAACCCTGACTCCCAGGAGCTGGATTTCCGCCATTA TAGCATCAGAGTTGTCCCTGTGGGTGCAAGTCGTGGGATGAAGAAACTGCTTCAGGAGAAGTTCCCCAACATGAGTCGCTTGCAGGACGTCAGTGAGCTGCTGGCCAC GGGCGCAGGGCTGTCCGAGAGTGAAGCGGAGCCGGACGGCGAGCACAACATCACGGTGCTGCCCCAGGCCGTGGCAGGGCGCGGCAACATGCCAGCCCAGCAGAGCGCAGTGCGGCTCACCGAG ATCGGGCCTCGGATGACACTGCAGCTCATCAAGATCCAGGAGGGTGTAGGAGAAGGGAACGTGCTGTTCCACAGTTTTG TGCACAAAACAGAGGAGGAACTGCAGGCCACCCTGGCAGCCAAGGAGGAGAAGCTGCGGCTCaaggcccagaggcaggaccAGCAGGCCCAGAACGTTCAGCGCAAGCGAgagcagcgagaggcccacag gaagaagaGCCTGGTGGGCATGAAGCGGGCACAGGCAGAGGCTGATGGGGACAGCGATGCAGAGGACCCCGGGgcccctgcagaggcagagggggTCAGCCagcaagaggaagaggaggatgaggCCGAGTATTTCCGCCAGGCTGTGGGCGAGGAGCCTGATGAGGGTGTGTGGCAGGCAGGG ACATGTTCCCAAAGGCAGCCAAGTGGAGGCGGCCTGCCGGGCCCCCAGGCAAGAAGCGACGGGTAA